In one window of Brassica rapa cultivar Chiifu-401-42 chromosome A07, CAAS_Brap_v3.01, whole genome shotgun sequence DNA:
- the LOC103849252 gene encoding uncharacterized protein LOC103849252, producing MEDFRSRSYGEGRISDRSSGGNSSMQDFRYYSISYTDYPTRIPQDNPNRKKERSSSSWGFVDPDLQRKKRVVSYRVYTAEGKLKGSLRKSFKWIKDKCNKILN from the coding sequence ATGGAAGACTTCAGATCCAGATCGTACGGTGAAGGAAGAATATCAGACCGAAGTTCGGGTGGTAATAGTAGTATGCAAGATTTCAGGTATTACAGCATTTCCTACACCGATTACCCGACCCGGATACCCCAAGATAACCCGAACcggaagaaagaaagatctTCGTCTTCGTGGGGATTTGTGGATCCAGATTTACAGAGGAAGAAGAGGGTTGTGAGTTATAGAGTTTATACTGCTGAAGGTAAGCTTAAAGGCTCTTTGAGGAAAAGCTTCAAGTGGATTAAAGATAAATGCAACAAAATACTCAATTAA
- the LOC103828297 gene encoding diacylglycerol O-acyltransferase 1 — translation METLDSGGVTMPTENGGADLDTLRHRKPRSDSSNGLLPDSVTVSDADVRDRVDSAVEDTQGKANLAGENEIRESGGGGGEAGGNVDVRYTYRPSVPAHRRVRESPLSSDAIFKQSHAGLFNLCVVVLVAVNSRLIIENLMKYGWLIRTDFWFSSTSLRDWPLFMCCLSLSIFPLAAFTVEKLVLQKCISEPVVIFLHVIITMTEVLYPVYVTLRCDSAFLSGVTLMLLTCIVWLKLVSYAHTNYDIRTLANSSDKANPEVSYYVSLKSLAYFMLAPTLCYQPSYPRSPCIRKGWVARQFAKLIIFTGFMGFIIEQYINPIVRNSKHPLKGDLLYGIERVLKLSVPNLYVWLCMFYCFFHLWLNILAELLCFGDREFYKDWWNAKSVGDYWRMWNMPVHKWMVRHVYFPCLRRNIPKVPAIILAFLVSAVFHELCIAVPCRLFKLWAFLGIMFQVPLVFITNYLQERFGSMVGNMIFWFTFCIFGQPMCVLLYYHDLMNRKGKMS, via the exons ATGGAGACTTTGGATTCTGGAGGCGTCACTATGCCGACGGAGAACGGTGGTGCCGATCTCGATACGCTTCGTCACCGGAAACCGAGATCGGATTCCTCCAACGGACTTCTTCCTGATTCCGTAACTGTTTCCGATGCTGACGTGAGGGATCGGGTTGATTCAGCTGTTGAGGATACTCAAGGAAAAGCCAATTTGGCCGGAGAAAACGAAATTAGGGAATCCGGTGGAGGCGGCGGAGAAGCGGGGGGAAACGTGGATGTAAGGTACACGTATCGGCCGTCGGTTCCAGCTCATCGGAGGGTGAGGGAGAGTCCACTCAGCTCTGACGCCATCTTCAAACAG AGCCATGCTGGACTGTTCAACCTGTGTGTAGTAGTTCTTGTTGCTGTAAACAGTAGACTCATCATCGAAAATCTCATGAAG TACGGTTGGTTGATCAGAACTGATTTCTGGTTTAGTTCAACGTCGCTGCGAGATTGGCCGCTTTTCATGTGTTG TCTCTCCCTTTCAATCTTTCCTTTGGCGGCCTTTACCGTCGAGAAATTAGTACTTCAGAAATGCATATCTGAACCT GTTGTCATCTTTCTTCATGTTATTATCACCATGACCGAGGTCTTGTATCCAGTCTATGTCACTCTAAG GTGTGATTCCGCCTTCTTATCAGGTGTCACGTTGATGCTCCTCACTTGCATTGTGTGGCTGAAGTTGGTTTCTTACGCTCATACTAACTATGACATAAGAACCCTAGCTAATTCATCTGATAAG GCCAATCCTGAAGTCTCCTACTATGTTAGCTTGAAGAGCTTGGCGTATTTCATGCTTGCTCCCACATTGTGTTATCAG CCGAGCTATCCACGTTCTCCTTGTATCCGGAAGGGTTGGGTGGCTCGTCAATTTGCAAAGCTGATCATATTCACTGGATTCATGGGATTTATAATAGAGCAA TATATAAATCCTATTGTTAGGAACTCAAAACATCCTTTGAAAGGGGATCTCTTATACGGTATTGAAAGAGTGTTGAAGCTTTCAGTTCCAAATTTATACGTGTGGCTCTGCATGTTCTACTGCTTCTTCCACCTTTG GTTAAACATATTGGCAGAGCTCCTCTGCTTCGGGGATCGTGAATTCTACAAAGATTGGTGGAATGCAAAAAGCGTGGGAGAT TATTGGAGAATGTGGAATATG CCTGTTCATAAATGGATGGTTCGACATGTATACTTTCCGTGCCTTCGCAGAAATATACCGAAA GTACCCGCTATTATCCTTGCTTTCTTAGTCTCTGCAGTCTTTCATGAG TTATGCATCGCAGTTCCTTGTCGTCTCTTCAAACTATGGGCTTTCTTGGGGATTATGTTTCAG GTGCCTTTGGTATTTATCACAAACTATCTACAAGAAAGGTTTGGCTCCATG GTGGGAAACATGATATTCTGGTTTACCTTCTGCATTTTCGGACAACCGATGTGTGTGCTTCTTTATTATCACGACTTGATGAACCGCAAAGGAAAGATGTCATAG
- the LOC103828298 gene encoding THO complex subunit 6, producing the protein MYGDATNWNEDEYRESILKEREIQTRTVFRTAWAPNPNPDAFVVASSDGTLAFHSMSSLVSQSAAFGYSKGEDFMVAAPEGVVRAHEGPAYDVKFYGEDEDALLLSCGDDGRVRGWKWRDFADSTENLVKPLLELTNPQHKGPWGALSPMPEINAISVDPQSASVYTAAGDSCAYCWDMESGKIKMTFKGHSDYLHCLVSRSSASQILTGSEDGTARIWDCKTGKCIKVIGSQEKKSRFRISSIALDESESWLACGQGKNIAVWNLPASECVSTISSPAHVQDVMFDEKQILSVGAEPLLRRFDLNGALLSQIHCAPSSAFSVSLHPAGVVAVGGYGGLVDVISQFGSHLCTFRSSLL; encoded by the exons ATGTACGGAGACGCCACGAATTGGAACGAGGATGAGTATAGAGAATCAATCCTGAAGGAACGAGAGATTCAGACTCGTACCGTCTTTCGAACCGCCTGGGCTCCAAACCCCAATCCGGACGCCTTTGTCGTCGCTTCCAGCGACGGAACCCTAGCTTTCCACTCGATGAGCTCGCTTGTTTCCCAATCGGCGGCGTTTGGGTACTCGAAAGGCGAGGACTTTATGGTGGCTGCACCTGAGGGAGTGGTTAGGGCACACGAAGGGCCCGCGTACGATGTCAAGTTCTATGGCGAAGACGAGGATGCTTTGCTCCTCAG TTGTGGGGATGATGGTAGAGTTCGAGGATGGAAATGGAGAGACTTTGCTGATTCTACAGAGAACCTTGTCAAGCCATTGCTTGAATTGACTAATCCACAACACAA AGGTCCTTGGGGTGCTCTTTCACCAATGCCAGAGATCAATGCCATTTCTGTTGATCCTCAG TCAGCAAGTGTATATACGGCTGCTGGTGATTCTTGCGCATATTGTTGGGACATG gAAAGTGGTAAAATCAAAATGACCTTCAAGGGGCATTCAGACTATTTGCATTGTCTAGTTTCGCGTAGTTCTGCAAGCCAG ATATTGACGGGTTCGGAGGATGGGACGGCAAGAATCTGGG ATTGCAAAACAGGGAAATGCATTAAAGTGATTGGTTCCCAGGAAAAAAAGTCCCGGTTTCGCATTAGTTCTATCGCTCTCGATGAAAGTGAAAGCTGGTTG GCGTGTGGACAGGGTAAAAATATAGCTGTATGGAATCTTCCTGCCTCAGAATGCGTATCAACAATATCCTCCCCTGCTCATGTACAAGATGTGATGTTTGATGAAAAGCAG ATATTGAGTGTAGGAGCAGAACCACTTCTAAGGCGTTTCGACTTAAATGGTGCTTTGCTTTCTCAAATTCATTGTGCTCCTAGTTCAGCATTTTCAGTTTCTTTGCATCCAGCAGGA GTAGTTGCTGTGGGAGGCTATGGAGGTTTGGTTGATGTCATCTCTCAATTTGGAAGCCATCTCTGCACGTTTCGTAGTAGCTTATTGTGA